One region of Brassica napus cultivar Da-Ae chromosome A10, Da-Ae, whole genome shotgun sequence genomic DNA includes:
- the LOC111201409 gene encoding protein SPIRRIG isoform X2 — MKWATLLKDFKEKVGLAQSPDASTSDSFAVDLSAPPSSSASPSSAHPDASSNHRLDFSSSPSRDNHELELDFKRLWEEFRSSSSEKEKEAALNLTVDTFCRLVKRHANVDQLVTMLVETHIFCFVIGRAFVTDIEKLKIGSKARSLDVAKVLRFFSDVTKEGFSPGANLLTAVEVLVSAPIDKQSLLDSGIFCCLILVLSALLAYDEPSKSKTTGLEEVSPDTDAGCRVLQTRRLEVEGSVVHIMKALASNPSAAQSLIEDDSLEALFNMVANGAVTVFSQYREGLVTLHSIQLHRHAMQILGILLINDSGSTSRYIRKHHLIKVLLMAVKDFDPNCGDSAYTMGIVDLLLECVELSYRPEANGVRLRDDIRNAHGYHFLVQFALVLSSLPKNQTFVSSRSSVNQDSGSDGSELFPDVENTNGREDAGFPTQDFSPSLSRLLDVLVTLAQTGPAEPSVGRATRSSQTKPTGHSRSRTSSVDSIYDETWEQGSSKVKDLEAVQMLQDIFLKADNKDLQAEVLNRMFKIFSSHVENYRLCQELRTVPLLVLNMAGFPPSLQDIILKILEYAVTVVSCVPEQELLSLCCLLQQPITSQLKHTILSFFVKLISFDQQYKKVLREVGVLEVLQDDLKQHKLLMGPDQYSGVSDHSDPKPSSGSFKKHLDTKDAIISSPKLMESGSGKLPVFEVDETITVGWDCLISLLKKAEANQASFRAANGVTIILPFLISDAHRTGVLRVLSCLITEDTKQVHHEELGAVVDLLKSGMVTGISGHQYKLHDDAKCDTMGALWRIVGVNGSAQRVFGEATGFSLLLTTLHTFQGDKDHMDESDLMVYIKLFKYLFRLMTAAVCENAVNRMKLHAVITSQTFYELLVESGLLCVELETQVIQLLLELALEVVLPPFLASESAASAAITESEKTTFVVTTPSGQFNPDKERIYNAGAVRVLIRSLLLFSPKTQLEFLNLLESLARASPFNQENLTSVGCVELLLEIIYPFLPGSSPFLSYALKIVEILGAYRLSPSELRILFRYVLQMRIMKSDHAIVEMMEKLILMEDTELDHLSLAPFVEMDMSKTGHASVQVSLGERSWPPAAGYSFVCWFQFRNFLTTQGKESEASKVGSSSRTRISSAQQHEQNIFRLFSVGAVSNESPFYAELYFQEDGILTLATSSSNSLSFSGLEIEEGRWHHLAVVHSKPNALAGLFQASVANVYLDGKLRHTGKLGYSPSPVGKSLQVIVGTPSTCARVSDLTWKTRSCYLFEEVLSSGCIGFMYILGRGYKGLFQDADLLRFVPNQACGGGSMAILDSLDSDMTSSSNGQKFDGSNRQGDSKADGSGIVWDLERLGNLSFQLPGKKLIFAFDGTCSEFIRASGSFSLLNLVDPLSAAASPIGGIPRFGRLVGNVCICRQSVIGDTIRPVGGMTVVLALVEAAESRDMLHMALSLLACALRQNPQNVKDMQTIRGYHLLALFLRPKMTLFDMQSLEIFFQIAACEALFSEPKKLESIQSNISVTPTETIFENSYEDLGLSRFRYESSSVGSHGDMDDFSVPKDSFSHLSELETDIPVETSNCIVLSNVDMIEHVLLDWTLWVTSPVSIQIALLGFLENLVSMHWYRNHNLTILRRINLVEHLLVTLQRGDVEVPVLEKLVVLLGCILEDGFLTSELENVVRFVIMTFNPPEVKSRSSLLRESMGKHVIVRNMLLEMLIDLQVTIKAEELLELWHKIVSSKLITYFLDEAVHPTSMRWIMTLLGVCLASSPNFSLKFRTSGGYQGLMRVLQNFYDSPDIYYILFCLIFGKPVYPRLPEVRMLDFHALVPNDGSHVELKFIDLLDSVVGMARSTYDRLIMQSMLAHQSGNLSQISASLVAELVEGAEMTGELQGEALMHKTYAARLMGGEASAPAAATSVLRFMVDLAKMCPQFSAACRRADFVENCADLYFSCVRAAYAVKMAKQLSVKAEEKHINDGDDNGSQGTFSSLPHDQSTKTSISAGSFPQAQDSSKSFQGVEDIKKQDDNHVGPVSASSERDFPDLKGNANQVQATDSQSSASFHMIESPLLSEKSGLKVSFTPSPSPVVALASWLGSNYHESKSSTVGSPSLESYVSGTEVDASSERKSGSQGSSAAHAFFTVTPKLLLETDETGYGGGPCSAGASAVLDFMAEVLADLMTEQIKAVPVLESILEMVPFYVDPESVLVFQGLCLSRVMNYLERRLLRDDEEDEKKLDKSKWSANLDTFCWMIVDRVYMGAFPHPSGVLRALEFLLSMLQLANKDGRVEEVTPSGKGFLSLGRATRQLDAYVHSILKNTNRMVLYCFLPSFLITIGEEDLLSQLGLLVESKKRPSPNPAVDESGIDISTFLQLLVANRRIIFCPSNLDTDLSCCLCVNLISLFLDQRKSVQNMSLDIVKYLLVHRRSALEDLLVTKPNQGQKVDVLHGGFDKLLTGNLPEFFKWLESSDKIINKVLEQCAAVMWVQYIAGSAKFPGVRIKGMEGRRKKEMGRKSRDMSKLDVKHWDQLNERRYALEVLRDAMSTELRVVRQNKYGWILHAESEWQTHLQQLVHERGIFPMRKSKRSEDPEWQLCPIEGPYRMRKKLERCKLKIDSIQNVLDGKLELGEIELPKVKNEDGPVISDTDSEPAFLLSELYDEAFVKESDDFKDVASARNGWNDDRASSTNEASLHSALDFGGKSSTASVPITDNTLAKSEAGSPRHSSSAKMDETKGEEEKSENELNDDGEYLIRPYLEHLEKIRFRYNCERVVDLDKHDGIFLIGEFCLYVIENFYIDDDGCICEKECEDELSVIDQALGVKKDASGSLDFQSKSSTSWTTAVKTGALGGRAVGGRAWAYGGGAWGKEKMGTTGNLPHPWRMWKLNNVHEILKRDYQLRPVAIEIFSMDGCNDLLVFHKKEREEVFKNLVAMNLSRNSMLDTTISGSAKQESNEGSRLFRLMAKSFSKRWQNGEISNFHYLMHLNTLAGRGYSDLTQYPVFPWVLADYESESLDLSDPKTFRKLHKPMGCQTPEGEEEFRKRYESWDDPEIPKFHYGSHYSSAGIVLFYLLRLPPFSAENQKLQGGQFDHADRLFNSIKDTWLSAAGKGNTSDVKELIPEFFYMPEFLENRFSLDLGEKQSGEKVGDVFLPPWARGSVREFILKHREALESDYVSENLHHWIDLIFGYKQRGKAAEEAVNVFYHYTYEGNVDIDAVSDPALKASILAQINHFGQTPKQLFQKAHVKRRTDRKVPLHPLKHSMHLIPHETRKCPSSISQITTFHDKVLVAGANCFLKPRGYTKYITWGFPDRSLRFMSYDQDKLLSTHENLHESNQIQCAGFSHDGRIVVTGAEDGLVCVWRVSKDGPRSSRRLRLEKALCAHTATVTCLRVSQPYMMIASGSDDCTVIIWDLSSMSFVRQLPDFPVPISAIYINDLTGEIVTAAGTVLAVWSINGDCLAVANTSQLPSDSVLSVTGSTSSDWLETAWYVTGHQSGAIKIWRMIHCTDPLSAESKTSSSNRNGGLNLGDQVPEYKLILHKVLKFHKQPVTALYLPGDLKQLLSGDSAGQLLSWTLPDETLRASLKQASLK, encoded by the exons ATGAAATGGGCAACATTGCTTAAGGACTTCAAGGAGAAGGTCGGTTTAGCTCAATCCCCTGACGCCTCTACCTCCGACTCCTTCGCCGTTGACCTATCTGCCCCGCCGTCTTCCTCCGCCTCTCCTTCCTCTGCTCACCCCGACGCGTCGTCTAATCATCGCCTTGACTTCAGCTCGTCTCCTTCGAG AGATAACCATGAGTTGGAACTGGACTTCAAGAGATTATGGGAAGAGTTCCGTTCTTCAAGCTCTGAAAAG GAGAAGGAAGCCGCCTTAAACCTGACCGTGGATACCTTTTGTAGATTAGTGAAGCGGCATGCCAATGTAGATCAGTTAGTTACTAT GTTAGTAGAAACACATATATTCTGTTTTGTCATTGGGAGAGCATTTGTGACAGATATTGAGAAATTGAAGATCGGCAGCAAGGCAAGGTCACTGGATGTAGCTaaagtattaaggttcttttCAGATGTCACCAAG GAGGGATTTAGTCCTGGTGCCAACCTCTTAACTGCTGTTGAAGTACTTGTATCTGCG CCCATCGACAAACAATCTCTACTGGATTCTGGGATTTTCTGCTGTCTAATACTCGTTCTCAGTGCGCTTCTAGCATATGATGAACCAAGCAAAAGTAAAACAACTGGTTTGGAAGAGGTATCACCAGACACAGATGCTGGATGCAGAGTTCTTCAGACTAGACGACTTGAG GTGGAGGGTAGTGTTGTTCATATCATGAAAGCTTTAGCAAGCAATCCTTCTGCTGCTCAGAGTTTGATTGAAGATGATTCTCTTGAGGCGCTTTTTAATATGGTTGCCAATGGCGCCGTTACAGTTTTCTCTCAGTATAGAGAAGGTCTAGTTACACTCCATAGCATACAGCTTCACAGACATGCCATGCAG ATCCTTGGAATTCTTCTAATCAATGACAGTGGGAGCACATCAAGATATATACGCAAGCACCATCTG ATAAAGGTTCTTTTGATGGCTGTCAAAGATTTTGATCCAAACTGTGGTGACTCAGCCTACACGATGGGCATTGTGGACTTGTTACTTGAATGCGTGGAACTATCATACAGACCTG AGGCTAATGGTGTTAGACTCAGGGATGACATACGTAATGCACACGGTTACCACTTTCTTGTTCAGTTTGCCCTGGTTCTATCTTCCTTGCCCAAAAATCAGACTTTTGTGTCCAGTCGTTCATCTGTTAATCAAGATAGTGGTTCAGATGGCTCTGAACTGTTTCCTGATGTAGAAAATACGAACGGCAGGGAAGATGCTGGTTTTCCGACACAAGACTTTTCTCCATCACTGTCGAGATTGCTTGATGTCCTTGTCACTCTGGCTCAGACTGGTCCAGCTGAGCCATCTGTTGGTAGGGCCACACGTTCATCCCAAACGAAGCCAACTGGGCACAGCAGAAGTCGAACTTCATCTGTGGATAGTATATATGATGAAACGTGGGAGCAGGGAAGTAGTAAAGTCAAAGACCTGGAAGCTGTCCAAATGCTACAAGATATCTTCCTGAAGGCAGATAATAAGGATCTTCAGGCAGAAGTATTGAATAGAATGTTCAAGATATTCTCTAGCCACGTGGAAAACTATAGATTGTGTCAGGAATTAAGGACCGTTCCATTACTTGTCCTCAACATGGCTGGTTTTCCTCCCTCGCTGCAagatataattctcaaaattctTGAATATGCTGTCACGGTGGTCAGTTGTGTTCCAGAGCAAGAACTGTTGTCACTTTGTTGCTTATTGCAACAGCCAATCACATCTCAGTTGAAGCACACCATACTTTCTTTCTTTGTGAAGCTCATATCTTTTGATCAACAATATAAGAAAGTCCTACGTGAAGTTGGTGTTTTGGAAGTCTTGCAAGATGATTTGAAGCAACACAAGCTTCTTATGGGTCCAGATCAGTATAGTGGAGTCTCTGATCATTCTGATCCGAAGCCTAGCTCTGGTAGCTTCAAAAAGCACTTAGATACTAAAGATGCCATCATTTCATCACCAAAGTTGATGGAATCTGGATCAGGAAAGTTACCTGTCTTTGAAGTTGACGAAACTATTACCGTTGGTTGGGATTGTTTGATCTCTTTGTTGAAGAAAGCTGAGGCTAATCAGGCATCTTTTCGTGCGGCCAATGGTGTGACGATTATTCTTCCTTTCTTGATATCAGATGCCCATCGAACTGGCGTCCTGAGAGTCTTATCATGTCTAATTACGGAAGACACTAAACAG GTCCATCACGAAGAATTAGGTGCTGTTGTTGATTTGTTGAAGAGTGGAATGGTCACTGGTATATCTGGCCATCAATACAAGCTTCATGATGATGCCAAATGTGATACAATGGGTGCTCTATGGCGTATCGTTGGTGTCAATGGATCTGCCCAAAGAGTCTTTGGCGAAGCGACTGGTTTCTCTCTTTTATTGACGACTCTTCACACTTTTCAAGGGGACAAAGATCACATGGATGAGTCTGATTTGATGGTTTACATCAAATTGTTTAAATATCTATTTCGCCTTATGACAGCTGCCGTCTGTGAGAATGCTGTTAATAGGATGAAACTGCACGCCGTTATAACGTCTCAGACATTTTATGAGCTCTTGGTGGAGTCTGGATTGCTGTGTGTTGAGTTGGAAACGCAGGTTATACAGCTGTTGTTGGAACTTGCACTTGAAGTGGTGCTTCCACCATTTTTGGCATCAgaatctgcggcctctgctgctaTTACAGAAAGTGAAAAGACTACTTTTGTTGTCACAACCCCATCAGGCCAGTTCAATCCTGACAAGGAGAGAATTTACAATGCAGGTGCAGTCAGAGTTCTGATACGTTCATTGTTGCTCTTTAGTCCAAAAACGCAGCTAGAATTTTTGAACCTTCTAGAAAGTCTTGCTCGTGCCAGTCCTTTCAATCAGGAAAACCTCACATCAGTTG GCTGTGTGGAACTTCTGTTGGAGATAATTTACCCCTTTCTTCCGGGTTCAtctccatttctttcttatgcTTTGAAGATTGTGGAAATTCTTGGAGCATACAG ATTGTCCCCGTCTGAGCTCCGAATACTGTTTAGATATGTTTTGCAAATGAGGATTATGAAGTCAGATCATGCAATAGTTGAGATGATGGAAAAACTAATTCTCATGGAAGACACAGAGTTGGACCATCTATCCCTGGCTCCTTTTGTAGAGATGGACATGAGCAAAACTGGGCATGCTTCTGTTCAGGTGTCTCTGGGAGAAAGATCTTGGCCTCCTGCTGCTGGTTATTCATTTGTTTGTTGGTTCCAGTTTCGTAATTTCTTAACAACCCAAGGAAAAGAATCAGAAGCCTCCAAAGTTGGCTCCTCATCAAGGACCCGCATCTCGAGTGCGCAGCAACATGAGCAGAACATTTTTCGGTTATTTTCTGTTGGTGCTGTAAGCAATGAAAGTCCATTCTATGCAGAACTTTACTTTCAGGAGGATGGTATTCTGACCCTTGCCACTAGCAGTTCAAATTCTTTATCGTTTTCTGGGCTGGAGATTGAAGAGGGCAGGTGGCATCATCTTGCTGTTGTTCATAGTAAACCGAATGCTCTTGCTGGACTCTTCCAAGCTAGTGTTGCAAATGTCTATCTTGATGGGAAACTAAGGCACACGGGTAAACTGGGGTACTCTCCCTCGCCTGTTGGAAAATCTTTGCAAGTAATAGTTGGAACGCCATCCACTTGTGCCAGAGTTAGTGATCTGACATGGAAAACACGCTCATGTTATCTTTTTGAGGAGGTGCTCTCATCGGGTTGCATTGGTTTCATGTACATTCTTGGTAGAGGGTACAAAGGTCTTTTCCAGGATGCGGATCTCTTACGCTTTGTGCCAAATCAGGCTTGTGGTGGGGGGAGCATGGCTATCCTGGACTCATTAGACAGTGATATGACCTCATCGTCGAATGGGCAAAAGTTTGATGGAAGCAATAGACAAGGAGACTCCAAGGCAGATGGTAGTGGAATTGTCTGGGATCTTGAGAGGTTAGGAAATCTTTCCTTTCAGTTACCTGGCAAGAAACTTATATTTGCATTTGATGGGACATGCTCGGAGTTCATCCGGGCGTCTGGAAGTTTTTCCCTCCTCAATCTGGTTGACCCCTTGTCCGCTGCTGCTTCTCCAATTGGAG GAATACCACGTTTCGGGCGTCTGGTGGGAAATGTATGTATCTGCAGACAAAGTGTGATTGGCGATACCATCCGCCCCGTTGGAGGAATGACTGTTGTACTCGCGCTTGTTGAAGCTGCCGAATCTAGAGATATGCTACACATGGCTCTTTCATTGCTTGCCTGTGCGCTTCGTCAAAACCCTCAGAATGTGAAGGATATGCAAACTATCAGGGGATATCATTTACTAGCTCTATTTTTGCGTCCCAAAATGACTCTATTTGATATGCAGTCTTTGGAGATATTTTTCCAAATTGCTGCATGCGAAGCTTTGTTTTCAGAGCCAAAGAAGTTGGAGAGTATACAGAGTAATATTAGTGTGACACCTACGGAGACTATATTCGAAAACAGTTATGAGGATCTTGGTCTTTCGAGGTTCCGCTACGAAAGTTCCTCAGTTGGGTCTCACGGGGATATGGATGACTTTTCTGTTCCCAAGGATTCTTTTAGTCATCTTTCTGAGTTAGAAACAGACATCCCTGTTGAAACGTCAAACTGCATTGTCTTATCTAACGTGGATATGATTGAGCATGTCCTCTTGGACTGGACCCTTTGGGTAACATCCCCTGTTTCCATCCAGATTGCTTTACTTGGGTTTCTAGAAAATCTGGTATCAATGCATTGGTACAGGAATCACAATCTTACAATTCTGCGAAGAATCAATCTGGTGGAACATTTGTTAGTGACACTTCAGAGAGGTGATGTGGAAGTTCCGGTGCTAGAAAAGTTAGTTGTTCTGCTTGGATGCATCTTAGAAGATGGATTCCTGACTTCTGAGCTTGAAAATGTGGTTAGGTTTGTGATTATGACATTTAATCCACCGGAAGTGAAGTCACGAAGCTCATTATTGCGCGAGTCAATGGGAAAGCATGTAATTGTGAGAAATATGCTTTTGGAAATGCTCATTGATCTCCAGGTGACCATAAAAGCAGAGGAACTTCTGGAGCTGTGGCATAAGATAGTCTCGTCAAAACTAATAACATACTTCCTTGACGAAGCTGTGCATCCTACTAGTATGAGGTGGATCATGACTCTTCTTGGTGTTTGTCTTGCTTCTTCTCCAAACTTCTCCCTTAAATTTCGGACAAGTGGAGGTTATCAGGGGTTGATGCGGGTACTTCAGAACTTTTATGATTCCCCAGACATATATTACATACTGTTCTGCTTGATCTTTGGGAAACCTGTTTATCCAAGATTACCGGAGGTTCGGATGTTAGACTTTCATGCACTAGTTCCGAATGATGGAAGCCATGTCGAGTTAAAGTTCATAGATCTGTTGGATTCGGTGGTGGGAATGGCTAGATCTACTTATGACAGGTTGATCATGCAGTCAATGCTCGCCCACCAATCTGGAAATCTTTCGCAGATCAGTGCTAGTCTTGTGGCAGAGCTTGTAGAGGGGGCAGAAATGACTGGGGAGCTGCAAGGGGAAGCGTTGATGCACAAAACGTATGCAGCACGTTTGATGGGTGGCGAAGCTTCAGCTCCTGCCGCTGCGACGTCTGTTCTCCGTTTCATGGTTGACCTTGCAAAGATGTGCCCTCAATTCTCTGCTGCTTGCAGGCGTGCAGACTTTGTTGAAAACTGTGCTGACCTTTACTTTTCCTGTGTCAG GGCTGCTTATGCTGTGAAGATGGCGAAACAGCTCTCCGTGAAGGCAGAAGAGAAGCATATAAATGACGGTGATGATAACGGCTCACAAGGAACATTCTCTAGCTTGCCTCATGACCAGTCCACCAAGACCTCCATCAGTGCTGGAAGCTTCCCTCAAGCGCAG GACTCAAGTAAATCATTTCAAGGTGTTGAAGATATTAAGAAACAAGATGATAATCATGTCGGCCCTGTATCAGCTTCAAGTGAAAGGGATTTTCCAGATCTTAAAGGGAATGCAAATCAAGTGCAGGCAACAGATTCTCAGAGTTCTGCATCTTTCCATATGATCGAGTCTCCCCTTCTATCTGAAAAATCAGGCCTCAAAGTCTCATTCACTCCATCACCATCTCCGGTTGTTGCACTTGCATCCTGGCTAGGCTCTAACTATCATGAATCTAAAAGTTCTACAGTGGGTTCTCCTTCTCTTGAATCCTATGTCTCTGGTACTGAGGTTGATGCGTCTTCAGAACGAAAGTCAGGCTCCCAAGGATCTTCTGCTGCCCATGCCTTCTTCACAGTTACCCCAAAACTTCTCCTTGAAACAGATGAAACTGGCTATGGTGGCGGGCCTTGTTCTGCCGGAGCGAGTGCCGTGTTAGATTTTATGGCAGAGGTACTTGCCGACCTAATGACTGAACAGATAAAAGCTGTACCGGTTCTGGAAAGCATATTGGAAATGGTTCCTTTCTATGTTGATCCTGAAAGTGTGCTGGTCTTTCAAGGCTTGTGCCTTAGCAGAGTCATGAACTATCTTGAAAGGCGTCTCTTGcgtgatgatgaagaagacgagAAGAAATTGGACAAGAGCAAATGGTCTGCGAACTTGGATACATTTTGCTGGATGATAGTGGACCGTGTTTACATGGGTGCTTTTCCTCACCCCTCTGGTGTTCTTAGGGCTCTTGAATTCCTGTTGTCGATGCTGCAATTAGCTAACAAAGATGGTAGGGTTGAAGAAGTCACTCCTTCCGGGAAAGGTTTCTTATCCCTTGGAAGAGCAACAAGGCAGCTTGATGCTTATGTACACTCTATCCTGAAAAACACAAATAGAATGGTACTATATTGTTTCCTCCCATCATTCTTGATAACTATTGGAGAGGAGGACCTACTATCACAACTGGGTTTACTTGTTGAATCTAAGAAGAGGCCATCTCCGAATCCAGCTGTTGATGAATCTGGGATTGACATCTCAACATTTCTGCAGTTGTTGGTCGCAAACAGGAGAATCATATTCTGCCCAAGCAATCTTGATACTGATTTGAGTTGCTGTCTGTGTGTGAACTTAATCTCCCTATTCCTTGACCAGAGAAAGAGTGTGCAAAACATGTCACTTGATATTGTCAAATATTTACTGGTACACCGAAGATCTGCCCTCGAGGATTTGCTCGTCACTAAACCAAACCAAGGACAAAAAGTTGATGTTTTACATGGCGGTTTTGATAAGTTGTTGACTGGGAATCTACCAGAATTCTTCAAGTGGCTTGAAAGCTCGGATAAGATAATTAACAAAGTTCTGGAGCAGTGTGCTGCAGTAATGTGGGTACAGTACATAGCTGGCTCAGCGAAGTTTCCTGGTGTCAGGATAAAAGGCATGGAAGGTCGCCGGAAGAAAGAGATGGGGAGGAAATCGCGAGATATGTCGAAGCTGGACGTTAAACACTGGGATCAGTTGAATGAGCGGAGATATGCGCTAGAAGTACTGCGTGATGCCATGTCTACTGAGCTTAGAGTCGTTCGGCAAAACAAATATGGTTGGATACTTCATGCTGAGAGTGAGTGGCAAACTCATCTCCAGCAGCTTGTGCATGAGCGTGGAATATTCCCAATGCGTAAATCCAAAAGGTCTGAAGATCCCGAATGGCAGCTCTGTCCGATTGAAGGTCCGTACAGAATGCGCAAAAAGCTTGAACGATGTAAGCTAAAAATTGATAGCATCCAGAATGTTCTTGATGGAAAGTTAGAACTTGGGGAAATTGAGCTTCCCAAAGTGAAAAATGAAGATGGGCCAGTTATTTCAGACACAGATTCCGAACCAGCTTTCCTGCTCAGTGAACTTTATGATGAGGCGTTTGTGAAAGAGTCAGATGATTTTAAAGATGTCGCTTCTGCCAGAAATGGATGGAATGATGATAGAGCTAGTAGTACAAACGAAGCAAGTCTTCATTCTGCTCTTGACTTTGGTGGCAAATCTAGTACAGCATCTGTGCCAATAACAGACAACACACTTGCAAAATCTGAGGCTGGCTCTCCAAGACATTCATCTTCTGCTAAAATGGATGAAACTAAAGGCGAGGAGGAAAAATCAGAGAATGAACTGAATGATGATGGTGAGTATCTGATCAGACCTTATCTGGAGCATCTTGAAAAGATTAGGTTCAGATACAACTGTGAGAGAGTTGTTGATCTCGACAAGCATGATGGAATCTTCTTAATAGGGGAGTTCTGTCTGTATGTGATAGAAAACTTTTATATTGACGATGATGGGTGTATTTGTGAGAAGGAATGCGAAGATGAGTTATCTGTTATTGATCAAGCGTTGGGTGTGAAAAAAGATGCCTCCGGCAGCCTGGATTTCCAGTCCAAGTCTAGCACATCTTGGACGACAGCAGTGAAAACGGGAGCTCTAGGGGGAAGAGCAGTAGGCGGAAGAGCATGGGCATATGGTGGGGGTGCTTGGGGAAAAGAAAAAATGGGCACGACTGGTAACTTGCCGCATCCTTGGCGTATGTGGAAGCTTAATAATGTTCATGAAATATTAAAACGTGATTACCAGCTGCGTCCGGTTGCCATTGAGATATTTAGCATGGATGGATGTAATGATCTCCTCGTGTTCCACAAGAAAGAGAGGGAAGAAGTTTTCAAAAATCTGGTTGCCATGAACCTTTCAAGGAACAGCAT GCTCGACACAACTATTTCAGGATCAGCAAAACAGGAAAGTAACGAGGGAAGCCGCCTTTTCAGATTAATGGCAAAGTCATTCTCGAAAAGATGGCAAAATGGGGAAATCAGCAATTTCCATTACCTAATGCATCTCAATACCCTAGCAGGACGTGGATACAGTGATCTCACGCAGTATCCGGTATTTCCATGGGTTCTCGCAGATTATGAAAGTGAGAGTCTTGATTTGTCAGATCCAAAAACTTTCCGCAAACTTCACAAACCAATGGGTTGCCAGACAcctgaaggagaagaagaatttAGGAAACG ATATGAGAGCTGGGATGATCCTGAGATTCCAAAATTTCATTACGGTTCTCACTATTCAAGTGCTGGAATTGTTCTGTTTTACCTTCTTCGCCTCCCACCGTTCAGTGCTGAAAATCAGAAGCTGCAGGGCGGTCAGTTTGATCATGCTGATAGACTCTTCAATAGTATAAAAGATACTTGGCTAAGtgcagctggaaagggaaaTACATCAGACGTAAAAGAACTCATTCCTGAATTCTTCTACATGCcagagtttttggaaaatagATTCAGTCTTGATTTGGGTGAAAAACAGTCGGGAGAGAAG GTTGGTGATGTCTTTTTACCTCCGTGGGCGAGAGGTAGTGTACGTGAGTTCATCCTCAAGCACAGAGAAGCGTTGGAGTCAGATTATGTCTCAGAAAATCTGCATCACTGGATAGATCTCATCTTTGGGTACAAACAGAGAGGAAAG GCTGCAGAAGAAGCTGTAAATGTTTTCTATCATTACACGTACGAGGGAAATGTTGATATTGATGCAGTTAGCGACCCCGCATTGAAAGCTTCCATACTAGCGCAGATTAATCATTTTGGACAAACTCCGAAGCAGCTATTCCAGAAAGCTCATGTCAAAAGAAGAACAGACCGAAAAGTTCCTCTCCACCCTCTGAAACATTCGATGCATCTAATTCCTCACGAGACACGTAAATGTCCATCTTCTATAAGCCAAATCACTACTTTCCACGACAAGGTGCTCGTTGCCGGGGCTAACTGCTTCCTGAAACCCAGAGGCTATACCAAATACATAACATGGGGGTTCCCAGACAGGAGTTTGAGATTTATGAGTTATGATCAGGACAAACTGCTATCAACTCACGAAAATCTCCATGAAAGCAACCAGATCCAGTGTGCTGGTTTTAGTCACGATGGACGCATTGTGGTCACTGGAGCAGAAGATGGTTTAGTGTGCGTGTGGAGAGTAAGCAAGGATGGCCCGCGTAGTTCACGACGTTTACGGTTAGAAAAAGCCCTGTGTGCTCACACAGCTACAGTCACATGTCTACGTGTAAGTCAACCGTACATGATGATCGCAAGTGGGTCAGATGATTGCACAGTTATAATATGGGATCTCAGTTCGATGAGTTTTGTGAGGCAGCTTCCTGACTTCCCAGTTCCCATTTCAGCAATCTACATAAATGACCTTACCGGGGAGATTGTAACTGCGGCTGGAACTGTCCTTGCGGTTTGGAGCATCAATGGCGACTGCCTTGCTGTGGCTAACACATCGCAGTTACCATCTGATTCAGTATTATCTGTAACAGGCTCGACGTCTTCTGACTGGCTTGAAACAGCCTGGTATGTAACTGGTCATCAGAGTGGAGCAATCAAAATATGGCGGATGATACATTGCACTGATCCGTTGAGTGCCGAGAGCAAAACAAGTAGTAGCAACAGAAACGGAGGGCTGAATTTGGGTGATCAAGTGCCAGAGTACAAGTTGATTCTGCATAAGGTGCTGAAATTCCATAAACAACCGGTCACCGCTCTCTATCTCCCGGGCGACCTGAAGCAGTTACTGAGCGGCGATTCAGCTGGACAATTGCTTTCATGGACATTGCCAGATGAGACATTAAGAGCTTCGTTGAAACAAGCTTCGTTGAAATAA